One part of the Desulfomicrobium apsheronum genome encodes these proteins:
- a CDS encoding efflux RND transporter permease subunit produces MSAHMSLMDRIIRFCLDQKLVVVLLVCMALGWGFIVAPFAWHAPGIERDPVPVDAIPDIGENQQIVFTAWPGRSPQDVQDQVTYPLTVSLLGMPGVKTVRSYSMLGFSTIYVIFDEDVEFYWSRTRLLEKINSLPPSTLPSDVRPTLGPDATALGQVFWYTLEGRDPDGRPTGGWDPDEIRSVQDWYVRYALTSAEGVSEVAGVGGFVREYQIEIDPDAMRAAGVSLPEIVTALKMANMEVGAGTMEVNRVEYVIRGIGFIKNLEQVRTSVIKMRDSIPITVDDVAHVSFGPANRRGLLDKGGVEVVGGVVTVRYGENPLTAIDAVKAEIARIAPGLPEKTLPDGTRSKLTIVPFYDRSGLIHETLNTLGSALQQQILITIIVVLVLVMHLRSSFLISALLPMAVMMCFIAMKQFRVDANIVALSGIAIAIGTMVDMGIIICESILQKMDSSPEDTPMTRVVFEGASEVGSAVLTAVSTTIVGFLPVFFMTGAEGKLFGPLAYTKTFALIASIIVALTILPAAAALIFRRRKVRPSLWLVVALVAAGLVVAVWKSVWIGSGLVVVGIYRLVHDRLPEFWQVRLRWGASLGLALAVAVFLALDWLPLGLEKGRTANTFFVLGLVGLLMGFFQAFRFAYGPLLKIFLLHKALFLVIPGCLTLFGGVVWLGAAPFLSVLPEGLRTTRPMVAFVHAFPGLGKEFMPPLDEGSFLYMPTTMPHASLGEVKDLLALQDMSIQAIPEVESAVGKLGRADSPLDPAPVSMVETVINYKNEYLLGAEGRRLRFLWREDAKDYFRDEGGIPVPAADGMPYLVRGWFERDEEGRLIPDADGQPFRLWRPALDPDLNRGREAWGGVKSPDDIWDEIVRAAEVPGMTSAPKLQPIAARIVMLQSGMRAPMGVKVKGPDLATIESVAMEVERLLKEVPMVQPAAVVADRIVCKPYLEIVPDREAISRYGIMLATVQEIIQASVGGMVATTTIEGREVYPIRVRYMRDLRDSVESLERISVPAAGGRQIPLGQLAEIRYVRGPQAIKSEDTFLLGYVLFDKKPGYAEVDVVESAKAYLEQQRADGKLVIPAGVTIEFAGSYENQVRAQKKLMVVLPVALLLIVIILYLQFGSIATTLMVFSGIFTAWSGGFTMIWLYGQDWFLNFHLAGVDMRELFQVHPINLSVAIWVGFLALFGIASDDGVLMATFLDESKARKKPDSVAAIRVMVLEGAGRRIRPAVMTSATTILALVPILTSSGRGSDIMIPMAIPSFGGMVFATITVFVVPVLYCWVEEIRFRFRRD; encoded by the coding sequence ATGAGCGCGCACATGTCCCTCATGGACCGCATCATCCGCTTCTGCCTGGATCAGAAGCTCGTCGTCGTTCTTCTGGTCTGCATGGCGCTTGGTTGGGGCTTCATCGTCGCGCCCTTTGCCTGGCACGCGCCCGGCATCGAGCGGGACCCCGTGCCTGTGGACGCCATCCCGGACATCGGCGAGAACCAGCAGATCGTCTTCACCGCCTGGCCCGGCCGCTCTCCCCAGGACGTGCAGGACCAGGTCACCTATCCCCTGACCGTGTCCCTGCTGGGCATGCCCGGCGTGAAGACCGTGCGTTCCTACTCCATGCTCGGATTCTCGACCATCTACGTCATCTTCGACGAGGACGTCGAGTTCTACTGGTCCCGCACACGCCTGCTGGAGAAGATCAATTCCCTGCCCCCGTCAACATTGCCGTCCGACGTGCGCCCGACCCTGGGCCCCGACGCCACGGCCCTGGGCCAGGTCTTCTGGTACACCCTGGAGGGCCGCGACCCAGACGGCCGGCCGACGGGCGGCTGGGATCCCGACGAGATCCGCTCCGTGCAGGACTGGTACGTGCGCTACGCCCTGACCTCGGCCGAGGGGGTGAGCGAGGTGGCCGGTGTGGGCGGCTTCGTGCGCGAGTACCAGATCGAGATCGATCCCGACGCCATGCGCGCGGCGGGCGTCAGCCTGCCGGAGATCGTCACCGCCTTGAAGATGGCCAATATGGAGGTGGGCGCCGGGACCATGGAAGTCAACCGCGTGGAGTACGTCATCCGCGGCATCGGCTTCATCAAGAATCTCGAACAGGTGCGCACTTCGGTCATCAAGATGCGCGACTCCATCCCCATCACCGTGGACGACGTGGCCCACGTCAGCTTCGGTCCGGCGAACCGCCGGGGCCTGCTGGACAAGGGCGGAGTGGAGGTGGTCGGCGGCGTGGTCACCGTGCGCTACGGCGAAAACCCCCTGACGGCCATCGACGCGGTCAAGGCCGAGATCGCCCGCATCGCTCCCGGTTTGCCGGAGAAGACCCTGCCCGACGGCACGCGCTCCAAGCTGACCATTGTGCCCTTCTACGATCGCTCGGGCCTCATCCACGAGACCCTCAATACGCTCGGCTCGGCCCTCCAGCAGCAGATCCTGATCACCATCATCGTGGTCCTGGTGCTGGTCATGCACCTGCGCAGCTCCTTTCTCATCTCGGCGCTCTTGCCCATGGCCGTGATGATGTGCTTCATCGCCATGAAACAGTTCAGGGTGGATGCCAACATCGTGGCCCTGTCGGGCATCGCTATCGCCATCGGGACCATGGTCGACATGGGCATCATCATCTGCGAGAGCATCCTGCAGAAGATGGACTCCTCGCCAGAGGACACGCCCATGACCCGGGTGGTCTTCGAGGGGGCCTCCGAGGTCGGCAGCGCCGTGCTCACGGCCGTGAGCACGACCATCGTCGGCTTTCTGCCCGTCTTCTTCATGACCGGGGCCGAGGGCAAGCTGTTCGGCCCCCTGGCCTACACCAAGACCTTCGCCCTCATCGCCTCCATCATCGTGGCCCTGACCATCCTTCCGGCAGCGGCTGCGCTCATTTTCCGCCGCAGGAAGGTGCGGCCGTCCCTGTGGCTGGTGGTTGCGCTGGTGGCCGCGGGCCTTGTGGTAGCGGTCTGGAAGTCCGTCTGGATCGGTTCGGGCCTTGTCGTGGTCGGGATCTATCGCCTGGTTCACGACCGGCTGCCCGAGTTCTGGCAGGTTCGCCTGCGTTGGGGCGCGAGTCTTGGGCTGGCCTTGGCCGTGGCAGTGTTCCTGGCTCTGGACTGGCTGCCGTTGGGGCTGGAGAAGGGACGGACCGCCAACACCTTTTTCGTGCTCGGCCTCGTCGGTTTGCTGATGGGTTTTTTTCAGGCCTTTCGTTTTGCATACGGGCCGCTTCTGAAAATCTTTCTCCTGCATAAAGCCCTTTTTCTCGTCATTCCGGGCTGTCTGACCCTGTTTGGAGGAGTGGTCTGGCTCGGGGCCGCCCCCTTCCTGTCCGTCCTGCCCGAGGGGCTGCGCACGACGCGGCCAATGGTGGCTTTCGTCCACGCCTTCCCGGGCCTGGGCAAGGAGTTCATGCCGCCGCTGGACGAGGGTTCCTTCCTCTACATGCCGACCACCATGCCCCACGCCTCCCTGGGCGAGGTCAAGGACCTCCTGGCCCTGCAGGACATGTCCATCCAGGCCATCCCGGAAGTGGAGAGCGCCGTGGGCAAGCTCGGGCGCGCGGACTCGCCCCTGGACCCGGCGCCGGTGTCCATGGTCGAGACCGTCATCAACTATAAAAACGAATACCTGCTGGGCGCCGAGGGCAGACGCCTGCGCTTCCTCTGGCGCGAGGACGCCAAGGACTATTTCCGCGACGAGGGCGGCATCCCGGTACCCGCGGCCGACGGCATGCCGTATCTGGTGCGCGGTTGGTTCGAGCGAGACGAAGAGGGCCGCCTCATCCCCGACGCGGACGGCCAGCCCTTCCGGCTCTGGCGGCCCGCGCTGGACCCGGACCTGAACCGGGGGCGCGAGGCCTGGGGCGGAGTGAAATCCCCCGACGACATCTGGGACGAGATCGTGAGGGCCGCCGAAGTGCCCGGCATGACCTCGGCCCCGAAGCTGCAGCCCATCGCCGCGCGCATCGTCATGCTGCAGTCGGGCATGCGCGCGCCAATGGGGGTCAAGGTCAAGGGGCCGGACCTGGCGACCATCGAGTCCGTGGCCATGGAGGTGGAACGGCTGCTCAAGGAAGTGCCCATGGTCCAGCCGGCCGCGGTGGTGGCGGACCGCATCGTGTGCAAGCCGTACCTTGAGATCGTGCCGGACCGCGAGGCCATTTCGCGCTACGGCATCATGCTCGCAACGGTGCAGGAGATCATCCAGGCCTCCGTGGGCGGCATGGTGGCGACCACGACCATCGAAGGCCGCGAGGTGTATCCGATCCGGGTGCGCTACATGCGCGACCTGCGCGATTCCGTCGAAAGCCTGGAGCGCATCTCCGTCCCGGCCGCCGGCGGCAGGCAGATCCCGCTCGGGCAGCTGGCCGAGATCCGCTACGTGCGCGGCCCCCAGGCCATCAAGAGCGAGGACACGTTTTTGCTTGGCTACGTGCTCTTCGACAAGAAGCCGGGGTATGCGGAAGTGGATGTCGTGGAGTCGGCCAAGGCCTACCTCGAGCAGCAGCGCGCGGACGGCAAACTGGTCATCCCGGCCGGGGTGACCATTGAATTCGCGGGAAGCTACGAGAACCAGGTCCGGGCCCAGAAGAAGCTCATGGTCGTCCTGCCCGTGGCCCTCTTGCTGATCGTCATCATCCTCTATCTGCAGTTCGGGTCCATCGCGACCACTCTCATGGTCTTCTCGGGCATCTTCACGGCCTGGTCGGGAGGGTTTACCATGATCTGGCTGTACGGACAGGACTGGTTCCTGAATTTCCACCTGGCCGGGGTGGACATGCGCGAGCTTTTCCAGGTGCACCCCATCAACCTGAGCGTGGCCATCTGGGTGGGCTTTCTGGCCCTCTTCGGCATCGCCTCGGACGACGGCGTGCTCATGGCCACCTTCCTGGACGAGAGCAAGGCGCGCAAAAAGCCCGACTCCGTCGCCGCCATCCGGGTCATGGTCCTGGAAGGGGCGGGGCGGCGCATACGCCCGGCGGTCATGACCTCGGCCACGACCATCCTGGCCCTGGTGCCCATCCTGACCTCCTCGGGCCGTGGCTCGGACATCATGATCCCCATGGCCATCCCGTCTTTTGGAGGCATGGTCTTCGCGACGATCACGGTCTTCGTGGTGCCGGTGCTGTATTGCTGGGTGGAGGAAATCAGGTTCCGCTTTCGCAGGGATTGA
- a CDS encoding efflux RND transporter periplasmic adaptor subunit — translation MNATLRKYAVWATAGCLLVALGLGGGYLLWAPPGSGHDGHDHAGQETSEGAPAASLWTCSMHPQIKLPEPGQCPICFMDLIPLAIPDGEDRRTSLRQLSLSPDAARLAGIRVEAARLAEVSVQTHLFGKVAYDESRVGVITAWVGGRIDRLHVDTTGAVVRAGQAMALVYSPELVAAQAELIQAVRARERMSGGSRLVADSALRMENAAREKLRLLGMGKAQIESIVKRGTPADHVTLTAPQSGIVIEKKVVEGMYVQTGMPIYAVADLSRVWVVLEAYESDLVWMAPGKDVAFRVEALPGQEFTGKVVYVGTSVNPATRTVEVRVEVPNPGLALKPGMFVSAMQQDGDAQRPRELVIPASAPLITGKRAVVYVADPDRPGVYEGREVVLGPRTDQGFVVRGGIAEGELVVVQGNFRIDAALQIVARPSMMNPAEAPAASGVRFADVPQPFSVRLAALAQRLGAVEEAVAAGGLDAVRGAYHDFGKALNGVDADALDGEAALEWKELSMLLGNDALLGYESPTPRRASQVLDDMRGHFARVRAAFPLEELTAKIEAPAGLRSALDALYAAYVPVQEALAGDDANTAHAALVLFRQALGQADESARVEGSEAWSGHSAAIASGLGEMEQAADMEGLRAGFYPLSVAMSRMVETYGAGQGPVYELYCPMAFGDQGATWLQGDPRVNNPYFGASMLRCGEVKRQLRGE, via the coding sequence ATGAACGCGACACTCAGGAAATACGCGGTGTGGGCCACGGCCGGATGTCTTCTTGTGGCCCTCGGCCTTGGCGGGGGATACCTCCTGTGGGCTCCTCCCGGGTCCGGGCATGACGGACACGATCACGCCGGACAGGAGACCTCCGAAGGCGCGCCCGCTGCATCCCTGTGGACCTGCTCCATGCATCCCCAGATCAAGCTGCCCGAACCCGGGCAGTGCCCCATCTGCTTCATGGATCTCATCCCCCTGGCCATACCGGACGGCGAGGACCGGCGGACGAGCCTCCGCCAGCTGAGCCTTTCCCCGGACGCTGCCCGGCTGGCGGGCATCCGGGTGGAAGCGGCGCGCCTGGCCGAGGTTTCCGTGCAGACCCATCTCTTCGGCAAGGTGGCCTACGACGAATCGCGTGTGGGCGTCATCACGGCCTGGGTCGGCGGCCGTATCGACAGGCTGCACGTGGACACGACCGGTGCCGTGGTCCGCGCCGGGCAGGCCATGGCCCTTGTCTACAGTCCCGAACTGGTGGCGGCCCAGGCCGAACTCATCCAGGCCGTGCGGGCCCGCGAGCGCATGTCGGGCGGCAGCCGCCTGGTCGCGGACTCCGCCCTGCGCATGGAGAACGCCGCCCGCGAGAAACTGCGCCTGCTGGGCATGGGCAAGGCGCAGATCGAAAGCATTGTGAAGCGCGGGACCCCGGCGGACCACGTCACCCTGACCGCGCCGCAGTCGGGCATCGTCATCGAGAAAAAGGTCGTGGAGGGCATGTACGTGCAGACGGGCATGCCCATCTATGCCGTGGCGGACCTCTCGCGGGTCTGGGTGGTGCTTGAAGCCTACGAGTCGGATCTCGTCTGGATGGCCCCCGGCAAGGACGTGGCCTTCAGGGTCGAGGCCCTGCCGGGGCAGGAGTTCACGGGCAAGGTCGTGTATGTGGGCACGTCCGTGAATCCGGCCACGCGCACCGTGGAGGTGCGGGTGGAAGTGCCAAACCCCGGGCTGGCCCTCAAGCCCGGCATGTTCGTCAGCGCGATGCAGCAGGACGGGGATGCGCAGCGGCCGCGGGAGCTGGTCATTCCGGCCTCGGCCCCACTCATCACCGGGAAGCGCGCGGTGGTGTACGTGGCCGACCCGGATCGGCCCGGCGTGTACGAGGGCCGGGAGGTGGTGCTCGGGCCCCGGACCGACCAGGGCTTCGTGGTCCGCGGCGGCATCGCCGAGGGCGAGCTGGTGGTGGTGCAGGGCAATTTCCGCATCGACGCGGCCCTGCAGATCGTGGCCCGGCCGAGCATGATGAACCCGGCCGAGGCTCCGGCCGCGAGCGGGGTGCGCTTCGCGGACGTGCCGCAGCCCTTCAGCGTCCGCCTGGCGGCCCTGGCCCAGCGCCTCGGGGCCGTGGAGGAAGCGGTGGCCGCGGGCGGCCTGGACGCCGTACGCGGCGCGTACCATGATTTCGGCAAGGCCCTGAACGGCGTGGACGCCGACGCCCTGGACGGCGAGGCGGCCCTGGAGTGGAAGGAGCTGTCCATGCTCCTGGGGAACGACGCCCTGCTGGGCTACGAGTCCCCGACCCCGCGCCGCGCCTCGCAGGTGCTGGACGACATGCGCGGTCATTTCGCCCGTGTCCGGGCCGCGTTCCCCCTGGAGGAACTCACGGCCAAGATCGAGGCTCCCGCCGGGTTGCGCAGTGCCCTCGACGCCCTTTACGCCGCCTATGTTCCGGTGCAGGAGGCCCTGGCCGGCGATGACGCGAACACGGCCCATGCGGCTCTCGTCCTTTTCAGGCAGGCCCTCGGACAGGCCGACGAGAGCGCCCGCGTCGAGGGAAGTGAAGCATGGTCCGGGCATTCGGCGGCCATCGCTTCGGGCCTCGGCGAGATGGAGCAGGCCGCCGATATGGAGGGCCTGCGCGCCGGGTTCTACCCCCTGTCCGTGGCCATGTCCCGCATGGTTGAAACCTACGGCGCAGGGCAGGGGCCGGTCTACGAGCTCTATTGCCCCATGGCCTTCGGCGATCAGGGCGCGACGTGGCTGCAGGGTGACCCAAGGGTCAACAACCCCTATTTCGGCGCCTCCATGCTGCGCTGCGGCGAAGTCAAACGTCAGCTGAGGGGCGAGTAG